One segment of Marinobacter sediminum DNA contains the following:
- a CDS encoding tetratricopeptide repeat-containing response regulator produces the protein MTESSNRPTINPFGKLSYLIIDDFENFRLSMRQILRSCGADKIELVGHAGAAIQHCTYNHVDVVLCDFNLGEGKNGQHILEELRHKKLLQRSSLFLMVTAETSKEMVMGAREYQPDGYLTKPINRAMLEKRLSSLIDQRSALLPINREIDRENYPEAISLCLQALPKQPRYKTWLMKTLGDLYFRLGDLAHAIKIYDEVLAQRELSWALLGRSKVLLANRSYDDAVDSLKQLIAKHPDYMEAYDLLAEGLERQGKHTQAQRILEQAIEHSPNALLRQKHLAELAGANQDLDIASKAWRRTVDLGQHSIHDSAEHHLALGQALSDLSEGDLEPQGAERANEAISVLTEMEKRFRESPGTGLRSRIVQCRVHAGQGRQSDAQTILDSIRNELEDDESIDATIGIDYAKTLFRLGHDDEARTLLARLAERFGTDPATLQKIESLLDEPVGYRQKIQARTLNKDGIKAFESGNLAAAADAFSRALKIVPDHASLNLNLVQVLMKEFEAAPTNQQLLRQCQTCLDHLSGLPEQHRQHRRYLALQRKLKGLTA, from the coding sequence ATGACAGAGTCCAGCAACAGACCCACCATCAATCCGTTTGGAAAACTGAGCTACCTGATCATTGATGACTTCGAAAACTTCCGACTCTCAATGCGGCAAATACTCAGGAGTTGTGGGGCGGACAAAATCGAGCTGGTCGGCCATGCTGGCGCGGCTATCCAGCACTGCACCTACAATCATGTCGATGTCGTACTGTGCGATTTCAATCTGGGCGAAGGTAAAAACGGTCAGCATATCCTCGAAGAGCTGCGACACAAAAAGCTGCTCCAGCGCTCATCCCTGTTTCTGATGGTGACAGCAGAAACATCAAAGGAAATGGTCATGGGGGCTCGGGAATATCAGCCGGATGGCTACCTGACCAAGCCCATCAACCGTGCAATGCTGGAAAAACGCCTGAGTAGCCTGATCGACCAACGCAGTGCCTTATTACCGATAAACCGTGAGATAGACCGGGAGAACTATCCCGAAGCAATCTCCCTCTGCCTGCAGGCCCTGCCCAAACAGCCGCGATACAAAACCTGGCTGATGAAAACACTGGGGGACCTCTACTTTCGTCTCGGTGATCTGGCACACGCGATTAAGATCTATGATGAGGTTCTGGCGCAGAGAGAGCTCTCATGGGCGTTGTTGGGGCGCAGCAAGGTTCTTTTGGCCAACCGAAGTTATGATGACGCTGTAGATAGTCTCAAGCAACTGATCGCCAAACACCCGGACTACATGGAAGCGTATGACCTATTGGCTGAGGGGCTGGAGCGCCAGGGCAAGCATACTCAAGCGCAGCGTATCCTTGAGCAGGCAATCGAGCACTCCCCCAATGCCCTGTTGCGCCAAAAACATCTGGCCGAACTGGCCGGGGCGAATCAGGATTTGGACATAGCGTCGAAAGCGTGGCGCCGTACCGTCGACCTGGGCCAACACTCCATACATGACAGTGCCGAGCACCACCTTGCCCTTGGACAAGCCTTGTCCGACCTCAGTGAAGGTGACCTCGAGCCACAAGGGGCTGAACGTGCAAATGAGGCAATCAGTGTACTGACCGAGATGGAAAAGCGCTTCAGGGAATCCCCTGGCACTGGTCTGCGCAGCCGCATAGTTCAATGCCGTGTTCATGCCGGCCAAGGCAGGCAATCAGATGCTCAGACTATTCTGGACTCAATCAGGAACGAACTGGAAGACGACGAATCCATCGACGCCACCATCGGTATTGATTACGCCAAAACACTGTTCAGACTCGGTCATGACGACGAAGCCAGAACACTGCTGGCAAGGCTCGCCGAGCGGTTTGGTACTGACCCTGCCACATTGCAGAAGATTGAGAGTTTGCTCGATGAGCCAGTCGGTTACCGCCAGAAAATTCAGGCACGAACACTCAACAAAGATGGAATCAAGGCTTTTGAATCGGGCAATCTGGCGGCGGCGGCTGATGCCTTCAGCCGCGCACTGAAAATTGTTCCGGACCATGCCTCTTTGAACCTCAACCTTGTTCAGGTTCTGATGAAAGAGTTTGAGGCGGCCCCCACCAATCAACAGCTACTGAGACAATGCCAAACCTGTCTTGATCACCTGTCCGGACTCCCTGAGCAACACCGGCAACATCGGCGCTACCTGGCGTTGCAACGTAAACTGAAAGGACTGACAGCATGA
- a CDS encoding sensor histidine kinase: MTDKQEPGTQDRLSDQNIDFSMVLASAVHDMKNSLGMLLNSLDELRTEQEKTLSESSRFNTLQYEAERMHNDLVQLLGIYRLGENNLSAHIEEHFVPDFLAQHLARHTPLLEGLGIEYSIEADEINGFFDEDLLTGVLNNTINNAIRYTRRKICLTAEERDGYLVLGVEDDGEGYPENMQHTGTLSFKSLDFNSGSTSLGLFFASSVAMLHKEGDRAGFIKLHNGGSFDGGVFEIWLP; the protein is encoded by the coding sequence ATGACAGACAAACAGGAACCCGGTACCCAGGATCGTCTATCCGATCAGAATATTGATTTTTCAATGGTCCTGGCTTCTGCGGTCCACGACATGAAAAATTCATTGGGCATGCTGTTGAACTCACTGGATGAACTCAGGACAGAACAGGAGAAAACCCTCAGCGAATCGTCGAGATTCAATACCCTCCAGTATGAAGCCGAACGGATGCATAACGATCTCGTTCAACTACTGGGCATATACCGACTCGGTGAGAATAATCTGTCAGCTCACATAGAAGAGCACTTCGTGCCGGACTTTCTGGCGCAGCATCTGGCTCGTCATACCCCGCTCCTTGAAGGGCTCGGAATTGAATACTCCATAGAGGCCGATGAGATTAACGGTTTTTTCGATGAAGACCTGTTGACCGGAGTTCTCAACAACACCATCAACAACGCCATTCGTTACACTCGGCGCAAAATATGCCTGACCGCCGAAGAGCGGGATGGCTATCTGGTACTGGGTGTCGAGGACGACGGTGAAGGGTACCCGGAAAACATGCAACATACCGGCACATTGAGTTTCAAATCACTCGACTTTAATAGTGGCAGCACCAGTCTCGGACTGTTCTTTGCCTCTTCAGTAGCGATGCTTCATAAGGAAGGCGACAGAGCCGGCTTTATCAAACTTCATAATGGCGGAAGCTTCGATGGAGGCGTTTTTGAGATCTGGCTGCCTTGA